The sequence AGAGCGGTTCGCAAGGGACGTCGCGCTACGTCGATTCGTCGCTTGAACGCGTCCAGGTGAAGGTGAACAACTTCGTCCCCGAACGCTACGTGCTCACCTGTAACGGGGTTGCGGTGCCGCTCAGCCCGACGGGCATCGAGGGCGAGTTCGTCGCCGGGGTCAAGTACAAGGCGTGGCAGCCGTGGTCGGCCCTGCATCCGACGATCGGGGTCGATACCCCGCTCACCTTCGACGTCGTCGACCGCTGGAACCAGCGCTCCACCGGCGGGATGACCTACTACGTCTCCCACCCCGGCGGCCGCAGCTACGACACCTTCCCGGTCAACAGCTACGAGGCGGAGTCGCGCCGTATCAACCGTTTCTGGGGCTTCAACCATACGCAGGGAAGCGTCGAAGAGGTACCGACCCATGTCGTCGAACAGGCACTCCCTTCCAACGACGGGGAGACGACGCGCAAGGTGGCCGAGAAGCATGCCGGCGACAAGATCTTTGTCTTCCAGGAGCTGCCGCGCAGTGCTGAGTACCCGCATACGCTTGACCTCAGACGGAAGTGGACCAGGGTGTAAATGGGCATTTTCGACCGATATTTTTCCGAAAGCTCCTTCGACGAGATGGTCGATGCGCAGCGGCAGTGCCGTCCGCACTGGCAGACGATCTGCGACCAGATCGAGGCGGCCGGTATTGATGGGCTGAAAGCCAAACAGGCGGAAATAGACTGGAGCCTGGAAGAGAACGGCGTCACCTATAACGTTTACGACACGCCCGACGGTGTCAGCAAGCGGCGCTGGACCCTTGACCCCATCCCCTTTGTCGTTACGCAGACGGAGTGGCAGGAGGTCGTGCGGGGGCTGCGCCAGCGTGCGAAACTCTTCGACCTGGTGCTGCGGGACCTCTACGGCGATCAGCACCTGCTGCGGCAGGGGATCCTCCCCGCCGAAGTCGTCTATGCGCACAAAGGGTATGCGCCGGAGATGTTCGGCTTCGGGACGAAAAAGGATTTCGAACTCTTCTTCTACGCGACCGATATGGCCCGCGGGCCCGACGGAAAGTTCTGGGTCGTCAATGACCGCATCCAGGCCCCATCGGGGCTCGGCTATGCCGTTGAAAACCGCCTGAGCATGAATATCATCGCCAAGTCGCTCTACCCGGGGGTGCATACCCGCCGGCTTGCGGGCTTCATCGACGAGATGAAGGCGATGATCGACCGCCTCAGCGGCGGTGACCGCTCCAAGGCGGCCCTGCTGACGCCCGGGCCGCACAACGAAACCTACTTCGAACACGCCTACCTCAGCTCTTTGCTGGAGATCAGCCTCGTGCAGGGGGAGGATATGCTGGCCAAAGACGGGGCGCTGTGGCTCAAAAACCTGAGCGGCCTGACACGGATCAACACCCTGCTGCGCCGTGTGGACGACCGCTACTGTGACCCGCTGGAACTGAAAAACGACTCGCACCTGGGGGTCGCGGGGCTCGTCGACGCGGCGCGCCGGGAGAACCTGTCGATGATCAACCCGGTCGGCAGCGGTATCTTGGAGAACCTCGGCTTCAACCCCTTTATGAAAAACATCGCGCAGTTCTTCCTCGACGAAGAGCTGATCCTGCCGCAGATCGCCACCTGGTGGTGCGGGCAGCCCGGCGAACTCGAATACGTCCTCAAGCACCTGGACAAACTGATCGTCAAGCACATCGACCGGACCGAGACGGCCCAGGTCTACGTCGGCCGAAAGATGGACGCTCCGGCGCTCGACGCCCTGCGAAAACGCCTGCAGGAGTTTCCGCACCTCTACGTGGCGCAGGAGGAGATCGGTTTCTCCACCGTGCCGTACTTTACCGGGGAGTCCGTCGAACCGCGCAACGCCGTCATCCGCTCCTACTCGTTCAAGCGGGGCAGCAAATACTGGGTGATGAACGGCGGGCTCGTGCGCGTCGCTTCGCAAAAGGACGCCTTCCTGATCTCGTCGCAGAAAGGGGGGACCAGCAAGGACCTCTGGATCGTCGGCGAGGATGAGGAGCGCGCGCCGAGCAACCCCTTCAAGCAGCTGCCGTGCATCGACGCCTCCATCGACCAGATCCCGACAAGACGCGCGGAGAACCTCTTCTGGCTCGGCCGTTACCTCTCAAGGGCGATCGTGACGACGCGCCTGATCCGCTATGCCGTCAAGCGCCTCATCAACGTCTACCGGGACGAGTCGTATGCCTCGGCGGAGTCGCAGCACCAGCTGCTGCGCGCGATCACGCATATGACGATGACCTACCCGGGCTTCCTGAACAAGAAAACTTCCGAAAAGCTGCTGGAGAACCCGATGAAAGAGATCATCTCCGTGCTCAAAGAGTACAGCCGGGTCGGATCGCTCTCCTTTACGCTGTCGATGCTTTCAGGGGCGAATATCAGCATCAAAAATCTGCTGGGCATCGAGGCGTGGAAGCTCTTTGACAAACTCCAGTGGGAGTGGCAGATCTTCTGCAGCGCCAATACCCGCATGAACCGCACCATCGTCAACGAGATGGACAAGCTGCATATCAACCTGCTGGCCTACAAGGAGCTCGTCGAGGAGAGCATGTTCCGAGAGCAGGGGCTGGTGCTTTATGATATCGGCTACCGTATCGAAAGCGTCCAGCTGCTCATCTCCAAAGCGCGCTCCCTGCTCTGTCTGCGCCAGGAGAAGGCCGCGGAGTATGAACTGCTCGAAGCGCTGCTCAACACCTGTGAGAGTTTCAACGCCTACCGCGCCCACTACCGCAGCGCCCTGCAGCTCGAGAACGTCATCGAGTTCCTGCTGCTCAACCCGCAGTACCCCAAATCGCTGACCTACCAGACGCAGAAACTGCTCTCGGACCTCAAAGACCTTCCGAAGTCCCGCACCCACCTCACCGAGTACGAGGCGCCGATCTTCCAGGCCTATTCGCGCCTCAAACTCGCCACGGCGAATGCCCTGGTCGTCTACGAGGAGTCTGACGGCGTCTACACGGAACTCGATACGCTGCTTTCGGACCTCTCCGATCTCTTTATGAAAGCATCCGACGAGTTCTCCAAAACCTATTTCTCCCACTATGACGAGTGAGCCATGATCTACGATATCTTCCACGAAACGGTCTTCCATTATCAGAGCCTGGTGACCTTCAGCCACAACATCGCCCGGCTGAAGCCCAAAGAGGGTCGGGACCAGGAGCTGCTCTCCTTCCGTCTCGACGTGGAGCCGTACGCGTCGGAGGTCCACTCCTTCGTCGATATGTTCGGCAACACCAACCACCACCTGCTGCTGCGCGAACCGCACACCTCGCTGACCGTGACCGGGCATTCGCGGGTACGGCGCAAAATCAAAGAGGCGGAACGGGCGATCGAACGGATCAAGGCGGGGGCGCCCACCTATGAAAAAGCGCTGCAGCGGCTCGCAACCTTTCACGCGAGAGACATCGCCGCCAAGCAGTTCCTTTTCGCCTCCGAGCTGATCCCCGTCGAGGTCGGCCCGATCCGCGACTATGCCCTGGCGTCGTTCCATCCAAAGCGGAGCCTCTATGAAGCGGGCGAGGAGCTGATGGGGCGCATCTTCGAAGATTTCGAGTTCAACCCCGCCTTCAGCGACCTGACGACGCCCGTGGAGACGATCTTCGAGGAGAAAAAAGGGGTCTGCCAGGATTTCGCGCACTTCGCGCTCTCCACACTGCGTTCCATCGGGCTGCCGGCACGCTATGTCAGCGGCTACATCGAGACCGTCCCGCCGAAGGGAACGGTAAAGCTGTTCGGTGTCGATGCCTCCCATGCCTGGGTATCGCTCTATGTGCCCGGCTGCGGTTGGCTAGACCTCGATCCGACGAACAACATCATCCCCCTGGAGCAGCACATCGTCATGGGGCACGGCCGGGATTACCATGACATCTCGCCGCTGAAGGGGGTCGTTCGCGGGAGCGGACAGAGCCGTCTCAGCGTCCGAGTGGACGTGCGGCGCGCACCGGCGGAGGAAGAATCGGCAGAATCCTCACAAACACAAACACAGACACAGACACAAACGCAGTCTCAGTCTCAGTCACAATCGTCTTCGCCGTCCGATCCGGTTTAATGGATCTTGGCGATGCGGTAGGCCACCGCATTCTCGAAGATCAGCGAATGCATATAGGTACAGGTGATCATCCCGTCGCAGGGGGCAAGAAAACGGTGGACGACCTCACCCTCCAGGGCATGGACGATCTTGCCGATCGTCTCATCTTTTGAGACTGTCATCCCCGGTTTTTTCGTCGGGATAAAGATCCCGCTATGGGGGCTTTGGACGACCTCGATGCGTTCGCGCGTCACCACCGTAGAATCGTACCCGTTGAAGGTCTCGTACCGGATGATGCCGCTGTTGTTCAGGAAGTTGATGAGGCTATCGAGAATAACACGGGCCGACTCGGGATCGATCAGGGGCTGGTGCGGACAGACGACGGAACACGCTTTGGAACCCCACAGCTGCCAGTTGTACTGCAGCGACACCGTTTCGATGGATTCGGGCTCGCGGTGGTGGATGATCCTGAGCCCCAGCCTGCGCGCACTCTCTATATCTTCGTAGCCGGTCTTGTAGAGCTTGACGTAGGGCAGGCAGGTGGCGAGGTCGGACCGGGTCTCGAGGATGATACCGTAGTCGTAGCCCTGGATCGCTTCAAAGAGCTTGTGCGCGATGCGCTGCGTCGTTTCTCCCAGGCCGTACCCGGGGAACATCATGTTGATGTCGGTCTTGTCCAGGGGCCAGAAACGCTCGTTGATATTGAGTGCGTAGTGGTTGACGGAGGGGATGACGAGGATGTCGCCGAGGATCTTCCCGGTACCAAGTTTGTTGCGCAGGAAGTCGACGAGTTTCGAAGCGCTGTAAAGCGGCAGGGTCGTCGCCCCCTCCATGGCGCCGACGACGGCGACGCTCGGGGCCTCGGGGTCGCTGCCTTCGAAGAGGTAGCCCTCGACGAGCATCGGTGCGCGGCTGAGGGACTCGAGCTTCAGGATCTCAATTTTTTTCATCGCTCTCTCCGAAAATCCGTGCGAGCAGGGACCCCTCGTAGACGACGGGGTACTCGCGCAGGGTGAACAATACGCCGCCGTTTGGGGCGTAGAGGGATTCGCGTACCGTGCCGCTGAGCGGGTCGACGATATCGCCGATCCACTGTCCCGTTTCGATCACATCGCAGTGGTCGAGGGCCGGGACGAAGAGGCCCGCGGCGGGGGCGTTGATGTAAAAGACGTCCCCGACTTCGGAGGTGAACGATTCGCGGACCTTGAACTCCGTCAGGGTTTCGATGATCCCCTCCTCACGCATCAGGTTCAGGATGCCGCGCAGCAGCTGGCGTCCGTAGGCTTTTGTGAGGCGCATGCCGACGCCCATCTCGACAACGAGGGTTTTCGTGCCGCGGGAGTTCATGGTGTGCGAGAAGGTCGCCTCGAGCACCGTGACCGCGTCATGGATCCAGATGAAGTCGCAGTTGAGCTGTTTGGCCAGCGGGAGCGTCGCGTCCGAGAACTCTTTGTTAATGCGGATCTGCGGGATCTCGCGCAGAAAGATATTGGAGGAGTGGATGTCGATGGCGATATCGCTGCCTTCGACATCCTCGGCCAGGGCATGGACCAGCTGTGCCGGCAGAAAATCGTTGCGCGCCCCCGGGAAGGCGCGGTTGAGGTCGATTTCGTAGAGGGGAAAGCCGCGGATGATCGTATCGACCCCCAGGGAATTGACGGCCGGGTAGAGGTCCACGGTTCCCCGCAATGCTTCGGGGTGGTCGCGCAGCCACGCGGCCAGCAGGTAGATGACGAGCTGCCCTTCGAGTTCGTCGCCGTGGATGCCGCTGACGATGCTGATGCGCTTGGCATCGGCATCGGGTTTTTCCGGTGCAAAACGGGCGCGCTGGATGCGCAGCGTTTCCCCTACCGGAAGTTCGGAGGAGAAGATTTCGGTGATTTCGGGGGTCATTTTCAGTAGACGACCAGCTCGTCGATCAGGGCGTTGATGGCGTCGAGGTTGGCTTCTTCGTCCGTGCGGGAGATGGCCAGCTTGGCCTCGGGCGCAATTTTCTGCGCCGTCTGGAGGATGGTGTTGAGGTACTCGATGGGTTCTTCACCGTCCTTGCCGTGGCGCAGGTGAAGATCGACCTTCTCGATCAGTTTGCCCAGGCGGACAAAGTGGTCGCTTTTGGTGCGGATCAGTCCACGGTTCATGCTGCCCCAGATCTCGTTGATGAGCGAGAGGGCGTCATCGACAAAGCGGTAGTCGACGTAGACGGCGCTTTTGGACGCATGGTCGAAGAGCTCGGCGAGGTGGATCGTCTCTCCGAAGGCGTCGGTGTCGATGTAGGCCCGGGAGATGATCGCATTTTCGCGGGCGAAACGCATGATCTCCGCCAGGTTCGAGGGGTGATCGCCGAAGATGGCGTTGTCGAGGAACTGGGAGGCGTTGGCGTACTCGAGATCGATCTCGAGCTTCTCGAAATAGCGCTTTCCGGCGTCCACGTCCGTGTCGATGACGCAGTCGAAGATCTGGATGACATCGACGAGGGTGCTCTCGACCCGCTCCAGGTGGCGTCCGAACCAGTAGAGATTGGTGGCGACGTTTGTACTCAGCAGTTGATCCATCTTAGAGCTCCATTACCCAGGTGTCTTTGAAGCCGCCGCCCTGCGACGAGTTGACGAGGTAGTTGCCCGCCTCCATCGCATAGCGCGTCAGCCCGCACTCCCAGACGTTGATCTTCTCGCCCATCACGACGTAGGCGCGGAAGTCCGCCTTGCGGGGGCTCAGTTCCCCCTTGATGAGACACTCTTCGTCGTAGAACTCGACGAGCTCCTGTGCGATAAAGCGGCGCGGGTTGGCTTCGATGATCGTCTTGAGGTCTTCAAGCTGGATCTTCGACATGGCGTGCCCGAACATGACGCCGTAGCCGCCGGCTTCCGCGACATCCTTGACGACGAGTTTGTCGATGTTGTCGAAGATGTACTTCTTGTCCTTTTCGAAATAGGGCAGGTAGGTCGGTGCGTTGTGCATGATGGGCTCTTCGCCCAGGTAGTACTTGATCATCTGCGGCACGAAGTAGTATATTCCTTTGTCGTCTGCCACGCCGTTGCCGACGGCATTCATGATCGCGACGTTGCCCGCGAGGTACGCTTCGATGATGCCCGGCACGCCGATGAGGCTTTCGGGGTTGAAGAACTTGGGGTCGAGGAATTCGTCGTCCAGGCGGCGGTAGACCGCCCCGACGCGGATGCGGCGGCCGTCGTAGTTCTTGAAGTAGAGGACCTTGTTCTCCACGACCAGTTCGGCGGCGCGGACCAGTTCGGCCCCGATCTGGCCGGCGAGGTAGCTGTGCTCATAGTAGGCGGAGTTGTAGCGGCCCGGGGTCAGGACGACGTTGATACCGCCGGTATTGACGTGATCCATCGCATTGCGCAGGTACGACGAGTACTGCTTGATCGGTTCGATCTTGAGCTCCTCGAAGAACTCCGGGTAGATCTTGCGGTAGGTGTCGCGGATGGAGAGGGGGTAGCTCGCCCCGCTGGGAACGCGCAGGTTGTCCTCGAGGATGACCCATTCGTCGCTCTGGGTATCCTTGACGAGGTCGATCCCGTTGATATGGGTCCGGATCTTCTGCGAAGGGGAGAAACCGACGAACTCCTTGAGGTACCCTTTGGCCTGGTGGATGAAGGCTTCGGGAATAACGCCGTCCTTGACGATCTTCGCCTCGGTATAGAGGTCTTCCAGGAAGAGGTTCAGGGCCGTGATGCGCTGCTCGAGGCCGCGCTGCATCTTGCCGAACTCCTGCTTGGAGATAATGCGGGGGATGACATCAAAGGGCAGTGATCGTTCGATGAAGTTGCCGTCTTTGTAGAGATTGAAATTGACAGCGAACTTGTCCATATAGCGCTGAAACTCTTCGACTTTCTGTCGATCCTGCCGGGAAAAAATTTCCCAGAACTTTTCGTGTAGTTTTCCGGTTTCTTCTATCAATGTATCTCCCTTGATGCTTTTATGCGAACATCACTCCATTCCGTGGAACCACGGTGCCAAGGGTGGTGTGGGTATAAAAGATCATATTGCATGTTCTATGAGAAAATGCTTTTATTCTGTGTTTTTGTGATTTTGTTTTTTCGTCAATCCACGGCGGGCTAACCGCCCCGGTCCGTCGACTTGATGAACAGGCGTTCTTTCGGGCTGACCCGGAGCCCGTTTCCGGCGGCACAAGGGTAATAGTCGGTGCGTTTCCCCTGCATCTATGCCACTACCAGATTGTCGAAGAGGTCGTTGATGGCATCGAGGTTTGCTTCGTCGTCTTTTTCGTCGATGGGCATCTCAGCCTCGGGCGCGATGCGCTGTGCGGTGATGAGGATATTGTGCAGGTAGACGACGGATTCGTTCCCGTCCTTGCCGTGGCGGAGGTGCAGGTCGACCTTTTCGATCAGCTTGCCCAACCGGATGAACTGGTCGCTTTTGCGCCGCAGCAGACCGCGGGCCATGATCCCCCAGATCTCGTTGATGAGCGAGAGCGCATCGCCGATGAAGCGGTAGTCGACCTTGGCGTCGGTTTTGGCCGAGGTGTTGAGGAGGTTGAAGAGCCTGATCGCCTCTCCGAAGGCTTCAGTGTCGAGATAGGGGCGGCAGATGATGGCGTTTTCACGGGCGCTGCTCATAATACGGGCGAGGTTGGCGGGATGGTCGCCGAAGACGGCCTGCTGCAGGAAGTCCTGGGCATTCTTGTACTGCAGTTCGATGCCGAGCTGTTCGAAATAGCGTACGCCCGCCTCTTTGTCGGTGTCGATGACTTTGTTAAAGAGTTCCAGCACGTCGATCAGGGTCGTTTCGACCCGCTGGAGGTGGCGGCCAAACCAGTAGAGGTTGGTGGCGACGTAGGTGGTAAGCAGCTGGTGCTTATGGCTGTTCTGGGGCCAGGTTTCGACGAATTTGATGCTCGGGTACTGCCGGTAGTCGGCATAGCCGTTGAGGTAGTCGCGGAGCCTCTTGAAAAGCGTTACGGCATTGAAGGTCCAGATATGTTTCGGGTCTCTGTCGACCGGGGGTACATGTACTGCGTTCATAGTGCGCCTCCTGCTGTGACAGCGGGTTGAGTCCGGCTCAAACACGGTTTCGAGCGTATATTTTGACCATTATAGAACGGCAAATGAAGGGGAGGGGTAATTGTCTGATTAACTTTTGAACAAAAAGCTCTTTTTTAGCATGAAGTATTGGAAAATTCACAGAAACAAACTGTAAAATCAGACGAAAACGCGGAAGGGAATGGCCATCGGCCCGCGAAGGGTTGGATGAGGCAACGCACCCGGCAGGCGGTGCTACAACATATGTTTTACGCTTGGGGCTGAACGTCTTCAAAGCGCTCGGCGCGGTTGTGGACCGATCGGATCATATCGCGGAAAACGAGAAAATGCAGGGGGATGAGCAGGTACCAGTACAGACGCCCCCACACCCCCTTCGGAATGAAGTAGGCGCTCTGCACGAGGCGGTCGCCGTCGATCCTGAACTCCAGCCATGCTTTGCCGGGGAGTTTCATCTGCGCAAAGAGCAGCAGCCTTTCGTCCGGCACGACATCGACGACCTTCCAGAAGTCGAGGCTGTCGCCGATGCGGAGTTCATTCTGCGACCGGCGGCCCCGGTTCAGCCCGGCGCCGCCGGCCAGATTGTCGAAGAAGCCCCGCACCCTCCAGAGCGGGTCGTAGGCGAACCAGCCGTTCTGCCCCCCGATGGCGCAGACGCTTTTGAAGAGGGCCGGAGCCGTACGGTTCCCCAGCGGCAGGGTCTTGCGGTCGACGAAAACGGCGTCGGCGATCGAACGGCCGTGGTCGGTTTCCCAGACGTCGCCGCCGCGGTCGCTCCAGCGGCTGAGTACCTGGTTCTCCTCGGCCTCCTTGAGCGCCCCGGCGACGGCGCTTTTGAACGGGGCCGGCCGGATCGCCGGGAAGAGCCGTGCGGCGTTGTCGTTCTGCACGACGACTTCGGAACCGAGTCCCTCGATCAGGGAACGCGCCACGCCGTAGGGCACGGGCGTGAAGAGGTTCAACCAGTACGAGGAGAGGGTGACGGAGAGAAAGGGGACCGGGAGGATCAGGCGCTTCAGTCCCATCACGCCGGCGCATTGGCGCATCATCTCCCCGTAGGAGAGGACCTCCGCCCCGATGTCTACCCTGAGGCTGCCCGTGATCGCGGGGCTGCGGGCGGCGTCGAGGTAGGCGATGACGTCGTTGACGCCGATGGGCTGGGCGCGGGTACTGACCCATTTGGGCGTGATCATGACGGGGAGTTTCTGGATAAGGTTCCGGATGATCTCGAAGCTCGCGCTCCCCGACCCGATGATGACACCGGCGCGGAACCAGAGCACGTCGATCTTGCCGGGGCGGGCCGAGAGGAGCTCCCCGGTCTCGATCCGGCTGAGCAGGTGTTCGCTCGTGCCCGCCGTCTTGACGCCGAGGCCCCCGAGGTAGACGATTTTTTTCACCCCGGCCCGCAAAGCGGCGTCGCGGAAATTGACGGCGCTGGTGCGGTCCTTCTCGGCAAAATCACCGCTGCCCAGGGAGTGGATGAGGTAGTAGGCGACGTCTATTCCTTCCATGGCCTGTGCGAGCGCTTCGGGCGTGAAGGTGCTTCCCTGGATGACCTCGGCGCGTGCGCGTACCGCGCTTCCGAGGGCGTCGGGGTTGCGCACCAGCAGGCGTAAAGAGACGTTGGGGTCTTCCAGCAGCAGCCGCTTCAGCCGCCGCCCGATATACCCCGTGGCCCCGGTCAGAAGAATGCGTTGCTTTGGTGTATCTGTTTTCATAATATTTATTGTAGCACCGATTGGCATCAACCGGAGGCTTCAAGTGACTGCGGTCAGTGTCTCAGCGGCTGCTCTCTAGGTACGAACGCAGCGCCATGGATTTGGGGTAGGGGTCGAGGAAGGTCTGCTTCAGGAGGTAGTCTACCCCGTACTTCGCGGCCAGGAACCGGATGGTGCTGACCGGCGTCATCAGGGTCAGCAGTTTGGCGGCGTAGTCGTCGATCTGTTCATGCAGCATCGCTTTTTCGGCGGGGGTGAGAAGGCGCTTGAAGAAACCGGCCATATGCTCGAGGACGTTGCGGGTGCGCCGCAGGGAGCTTTTTTCGGCGATGGCGCTCTTGAAGAGGTACTCATAGGTCTGCATCACCTCCGCCGGCGTTCTGTTCTCGGCGTTGGCGACGACGCGTCCCATCTGCCGGTAGAGGGCTTCGTCCTTGGCCTGCAGCAGAAACTTGTTGACGGTGTGGAAGCGGACGAGGTCGTGCATGCCCCGGCATTCGGCTTTCATCCGTTCGAAAGCGTCGTAGGCGAAGAGCTGCATGATGAAGTTCTCCCGCAGCCATGCGTCCTGCAGTCGGGCCTCCTCCTCCATCGGCAGCAGGGGGAAGGCCTCTTTGCACCGCTGTACGAACAGACCGTCGTGCTTGCCGTCGCTGTGGCCGTTGGGCAGATGCATCTTCGCGCTGCCGAAGCCGCAGCTGGGCGATTTGGCCTTGAAGATGATACCGGTGAGCGGTGCCCCGCGGAGACGGTCGAGTTCCGTCTGCACGCTTTCGGCGAGCGCAGCCGTGACATCACCGCCTGTTTTGTTCGAAAGGACGTAGGCATGGGTGTCGTCGTGGACGAGCCTGATCGAGGGGCGCGGGGTGCCGAAGGCGAGGTGTTCCGGGCAGAACGGCACGAAGGTTGCGTACTCCGCGAGCGATTCGGTCAGAAAACGGAAGTGCTTGTGGCCGCCGTCAAAACGGACTTTTTCGCCGAGCAGACAGGCAGAAACGGCAATGGTCATGGAAGCTCCTTTCAGCGGAAGATATAGGTCAGTTTGAACATCAGCCCCGCAGAGGGTTTGATGCGGTAGCTCTCCAGGGCGTCGGCCGCATGGTCGTAGAGGTGGATTTCGCGCCTGAAAGCGTAGAGCAGGTCGCTGCTGAACTCCCACTGCTCCGCCGCGCTCAGGCGCACCCCGGTGCTCAGCTGGTAGTCCTGGGCTTCCAGGTAGCCCCTGGGTTCGATGCCGCTGTCGTCTGCGAGCCTTATGACGGCCTGCGAAAAGAGGAACCCGGCCCGCAGCAACACGCCGGGGGCGACATGGTACCCGGCAAAGGCGCGCGGGAAACCGACGACGGCGGTAAACCCGTCGTCGGCACGGGCGCGGTAGCTGTAGCCGATGACAGGGAGGGCGAGGGTCGTGATGGGGTGGTAGTTGACGAAGGCCCCCATCTGCAGCGAGTGGTCATGGTCGATCTTGTATGCGAAAAAGCCGAAGATCCCCCCGCCCAGGGCATTGCCGTCGAGCTCGCGTTCGTAGGTGGCGTTCATGTTCACCGAGAGGAGCATGTTCCAGTGCGGGTCCAGGCGCTGAAAGAAGTTGCCGAAAACCCTGAACTGGTTCATCTGTTCGATGGGGGCTTTTCCCCGGTAAAACGGGAGGGACGCTTCATCTTTCCAGCTGAAACGCCACCGCGCATAGTTGATGCCGCC is a genomic window of Sulfurimonas sp. HSL1-2 containing:
- a CDS encoding SDR family oxidoreductase, whose amino-acid sequence is MKTDTPKQRILLTGATGYIGRRLKRLLLEDPNVSLRLLVRNPDALGSAVRARAEVIQGSTFTPEALAQAMEGIDVAYYLIHSLGSGDFAEKDRTSAVNFRDAALRAGVKKIVYLGGLGVKTAGTSEHLLSRIETGELLSARPGKIDVLWFRAGVIIGSGSASFEIIRNLIQKLPVMITPKWVSTRAQPIGVNDVIAYLDAARSPAITGSLRVDIGAEVLSYGEMMRQCAGVMGLKRLILPVPFLSVTLSSYWLNLFTPVPYGVARSLIEGLGSEVVVQNDNAARLFPAIRPAPFKSAVAGALKEAEENQVLSRWSDRGGDVWETDHGRSIADAVFVDRKTLPLGNRTAPALFKSVCAIGGQNGWFAYDPLWRVRGFFDNLAGGAGLNRGRRSQNELRIGDSLDFWKVVDVVPDERLLLFAQMKLPGKAWLEFRIDGDRLVQSAYFIPKGVWGRLYWYLLIPLHFLVFRDMIRSVHNRAERFEDVQPQA
- a CDS encoding DUF523 and DUF1722 domain-containing protein is translated as MTIAVSACLLGEKVRFDGGHKHFRFLTESLAEYATFVPFCPEHLAFGTPRPSIRLVHDDTHAYVLSNKTGGDVTAALAESVQTELDRLRGAPLTGIIFKAKSPSCGFGSAKMHLPNGHSDGKHDGLFVQRCKEAFPLLPMEEEARLQDAWLRENFIMQLFAYDAFERMKAECRGMHDLVRFHTVNKFLLQAKDEALYRQMGRVVANAENRTPAEVMQTYEYLFKSAIAEKSSLRRTRNVLEHMAGFFKRLLTPAEKAMLHEQIDDYAAKLLTLMTPVSTIRFLAAKYGVDYLLKQTFLDPYPKSMALRSYLESSR